In Oryza brachyantha chromosome 2, ObraRS2, whole genome shotgun sequence, a single window of DNA contains:
- the LOC102713171 gene encoding wall-associated receptor kinase 2-like, which translates to MSSEIGVDLKAALAMFAVVLLYLGMALAPVTPASAQPSPGCPDKCGNISIPYPFGIGSGCARDSTFQLECNHSSSPPRLLARIDPTSSSLKLHLVGLSLADGEARIYKNAWTKDSPYSDGAFLGREGPFRFSSAKNRLVALGCPNLGLLMDADEMYVTGCMTLCASPSPAAISAAACTGVGCCQTSIPSGLHTYYVNQDKPRNVTLQYYGATESRYVFVADAEWLGSSGAGGGYRGDFNRTGDFAVPVVLDWAIRNSGGNCSAARRNATADFACRADHSVCVDSTNGEGYRCNCSVGYEGNPYINGGCRDINECERRDKYPCFGECTNTPGAYSCRCPRGARGNPLIRGGCVKTNIGLTIGIGVGSGAGLLAMVFGVVFLTRKITNRRVIKLRQKFFKQNRGHLLQQLVSQKADIAERMIIPLAELEKATNNFDESRELGGGGHGIVYKGILSDLHVVAIKKSKVAIQREIDEFINEVAILSQINHRNVVKLFGCCLETEVPLLVYEFISNGTLYHHLHVEGPLSLSWEDRLRIATETARALAYLHSAVSFPIIHRDIKSHNILLDGSLTTKVSDFGASRCISAEQTGVTTVVQGTLGYLDPMYYYTGRLTEKSDVFSFGVVLIELLTRKKPYSYRSTEDDSLVAHFTALLTHGNLGHILDPQITEEGGEEVKEVATLAMACVKLKAEERPTMRQVEMTLESIQSLFLQQEVLHSVARKQSKDNHVPRSYPASEGTSKESTRQYILEEEYLLSSRYPR; encoded by the exons atgtcATCAGAAATTGGGGTTGACCTGAAGGCGGCTCTTGCCATGTTCGCCGTCGTCTTGCTGTACTTAGGCATGGCGCTGGCGCCGGTGACACCAGCGTCGGCTCAGCCATCGCCGGGCTGCCCCGACAAGTGCGGGAACATCAGCATCCCCTACCCCTTCGGCATCGGCAGTGGCTGCGCCCGCGACAGCACCTTCCAGCTCGAGTGCAACCACAGCTCCTCCCCTCCACGCCTCCTTGCACGCATCGACCCCACGTCGTCCAGTTTGAAGCTCCATCTCGTCGGCCTGTCCCTCGCCGACGGTGAGGCCCGGATATACAAGAACGCGTGGACCAAGGACAGCCCGTACAGCGACGGCGCCTTCCTTGGGCGAGAAGGCCCTTTCCGCTTCTCGTCGGCGAAGAACCGCCTCGTCGCGCTCGGCTGCCCCAACCTCGGCCTTTTAATGGACGCCGATGAGATGTACGTGACCGGCTGCATGACCCTGTgcgcttcgccgtcgccggccgccatttccgcggcggcgtgcaCCGGCGTGGGATGCTGCCAGACCTCGATACCCTCCGGCCTCCACACCTACTACGTGAACCAGGACAAGCCTCGGAACGTCACCCTTCAGTACTACGGCGCCACCGAGTCTCGCTACGTGTTCGTGGCGGACGCCGAGTGGCTCGGtagcagcggcgccggcggcggctaccgCGGAGATTTTAACCGGACCGGCGACTtcgccgtgcccgtcgtgCTGGATTGGGCCATCCGGAACAGCGGCGGCAACTGCAGCGCCGCCCGGCGTAACGCGACGGCAGACTTCGCGTGCCGCGCCGACCACAGCGTGTGCGTCGACTCCACCAACGGAGAAGGGTATCGGTGCAATTGCTCCGTGGGCTACGAGGGCAACCCCTACATCAACGGCGGATGCCGAG ATATCAACGAGTGCGAGCGGCGGGATAAATACCCATGCTTCGGCGAGTGCACCAACACGCCAGGAGCGTACTCGTGCAGATGCCCACGAGGTGCTCGTGGTAACCCGCTCATTCGAGGGGGCTGCGTCAAAACTAATATAG GTTTAACTATTGGTATTGGAGTTGGCAGTGGTGCCGGACTTTTGGCCATGGTATTCGGTGTTGTCTTTTTGAcacgtaagatcacgaatcgTAGAGTAATAAAGCTTAGACAAAAATTCTTCAAGCAGAACCGTGGGCATTTGTTGCAACAATTGGTATCTCAAAAGGCTGACATTGCTGAAAGGATGATCATCCCCTTGGCAGAACTGGAGAAGGCCACGAATAACTTTGATGAATCTCGTGAgctcggaggaggagggcatgGCATCGTTTACAAAGGGATTCTATCCGATCTTCATGTTGTTGCGATCAAGAAATCAAAGGTGGCAATCCAAAGGGAGATCGATGAGTTCATAAACGAGGTAGCCATTCTCTCACAAATCAACCATCGCAATGTGGTAAAACTTTTTGGATGTTGCCTTGAAACAGAAGTGCCATTATTGGTTTATGAATTCATATCAAATGGTACCCTTTACCACCATCTTCATGTTGAAGGACCACTATCGTTGTCTTGGGAAGATAGGCTCAGGATTGCAACTGAAACAGCTAGAGCCCTTGCCTACCTTCACTCGGCCGTATCATTCCCTATTATACACAGGGATATAAAGTCCCACAACATCCTATTAGATGGCTCACTAACAACAAAAGTATCAGACTTTGGAGCTTCAAGGTGCATTTCAGCTGAACAGACTGGGGTCACAACCGTTGTTCAAGGAACACTAGGATATCTAGATCCTATGTATTACTACACAGGACGTCTTACCGAGAAGAGTGATGTTTTTAGTTTCGGTGTCGTTCTAATAGAGTTGCTTACCAGGAAGAAACCATACTCATACAGATCAACTGAGGATGATAGTCTTGTTGCACATTTCACTGCCTTACTCACACATGGCAACTTGGGTCACATACTTGATCCTCAAATCACGGAAGAGGGGGGTGAAGAAGTTAAAGAAGTAGCCACGTTAGCCATGGCATGTGTTAAGTTGAAAGCGGAGGAGCGACCGACTATGAGACAGGTGGAGATGACACTTGAAAGCATACAATCATTATTTCTGCAGCAAGAAGTGTTGCATAGCGTGGCCAGGAAACAATCCAAAGATAATCATGTCCCAAGGAGCTACCCGGCAAGTGAAGGTACAAGCAAAGAATCAACTAGGCAGTACATCCTTGAAGAAGAGTACTTGCTCTCGTCAAGGTATCCTAGGtag